In Chaetodon trifascialis isolate fChaTrf1 chromosome 2, fChaTrf1.hap1, whole genome shotgun sequence, one DNA window encodes the following:
- the LOC139344037 gene encoding serine hydrolase-like protein isoform X1, whose translation MVTVAPTADDQFRFCGGCSAEAFLKMIRALKGVRHLHSSKVKRAASELSVPVPWGEIRGQVWGPDHGRPVLCLHGWSDNSGTFNTLIPFLPKECRYVAVDMAGHGHSSHRAPGVFYTFPTYVMDVHRVIDALQWKKFSIIGHSMGGNIAGMYSALYPEMVDAVVLLDSYGFLPTELKEVPKVMRQGFDELLQFEKNREQKKTRVYTLQNAVERLLTANPTLSERSVHILLERGAVQVEGGVVFSRDFRINLKNIARITFEESLEMQSRIQASVLVVLAEDGLDKVFLDSNEKKLLSVVLQAYRDRNHTVVTVPGDHHIHLNNPEVVAPLVSDFLRTKVLSQSAAKTNEEL comes from the exons ATGGTGACAGTGGCACCAACAGCAGACGATCAGTTTCGTTTTTGCGGCGGTTGTTCAGCAGAGGCGTTTTTAAAGATGATACGTGCTTTGAAAGGTGTCAGACATCTTCACTCCAGTAAAGTGAAACGAGCAG CTTCAGAGCTCTCTGTGCCGGTCCCATGGGGAGAGATCAGGGGTCAAGTCTGGGGTCCCGATCACGGCCGTCCTGTGCTGTGCCTGCACGGCTGGTCTGACAACTCTGGTACATTCAACACCCTCATTCCCTTCCTACCAAAAG AGTGCAGATACGTGGCGGTGGACATGGCAGGTCACGGTCATTCATCACATCGCGCTCCTGGAGTTTTCTACACTTTTCCGACATATGTGATGGACGTCCACCGAGTCATTGACG ctctgcagtggaaaaaatTCTCCATCATAGGCCACAGCATGG GTGGCAACATCGCTGGGATG TATAGTGCACTGTATCCTGAGATGGTGGATGCTGTCGTACTGCTGGACTCTTATGGATTCTTACCTACAGAGCTG AAAGAAGTGCCTAAAGTGATGAGGCAGGGTTTTGatgagctgcttcagtttgaaaaaaacagagaacagaagaagacaagagTTTACACTTTACAAAATGCAGTAGAGAG GCTGTTGACTGCAAACCCGACTCTGTCTGAACGGTCTGTGCACATCCTTTTAGAGCGAGGTGCAGTTCAAGTTGAAGGAG GCGTGGTCTTCTCTCGAGACTTCCGCATTAATCTG aAAAACATTGCACGCATCACTTTTGAGGAGAGTCTGGAGATGCAGTCGAGGATTCAAGCCTCTGTTCTAGTTGTTCT AGCAGAAGACGGCTTGGACAAAGTATTTCTTGactcaaatgaaaagaaacttCTCTCAGTAGTTCTCCAGGCCTATAGGGACAGAAAT CACACGGTGGTGACGGTGCCAGGTGATCATCACATCCATCTGAATAATCCTGAAGTCGTTGCTCCActtgtgtctgacttcctgcggACCAAAGTGCTCTCACAGTCAGCCGCCAAAACAAATGAGGAGTTATAG